A part of Podarcis muralis chromosome 13, rPodMur119.hap1.1, whole genome shotgun sequence genomic DNA contains:
- the DLG4 gene encoding disks large homolog 4 isoform X13 — MFVSVWYAKKMGRRFISNVRKAKRQRHLLTANSPPVIVNTDTLEAPAYVNGTEGEMEYEEITLERGNSGLGFSIAGGTDNPHVGDDPSIFITKIIPGGAAAQDGRLRVNDSILFVNDVDVREVTHSTAVEALKEAGSIVRLYVMRRKPLAEKVMEIKLIKGPKGLGFSIAGGVGNQHIPGDNSIYVTKIIEGGAAHKDGRLQIGDKILAVNNVSLEDVMHEDAVAALKNTYDVVYLKVAKPTNVYLNDSYAPPDITSSYSQHLDNEIGHQSYLGTDYPQAMTPTSPRRYSPIPKELMGEEDIPREPRRIVIHRGSTGLGFNIVGGEDGEGIFISFILAGGPADLSGELRKGDQILSVNGVDLRNATHEQAAIALKNAGQTVTIIAQYKPDEYSRFEAKIHDLREQLMNSSLGSGTASLRSNPKRGFYIRALFDYDKTKDCGFLSQALSFHFGDVLHVIDASDEEWWQARRVHPDGDSDEIGFIPSKRRVERREWTRLKAKDRVPGSGSQGREDAVLSYETVVQMEVHYARPIIILGPTKDRVNDDLLSEFPDKFGSCVPHTTRPKREYEVDGRDYHFVASREKMEKDIQSHKFIEAGQYNSHLYGTSVQSVREVAEQGKHCILDVSANAVRRLQAAQLHPIAVFIRPRSLENVLEINKRITEEQARKAFDRATKLEQEFTECFSAIVEGDSFEEIYHKIKRIIEELSGPYIWIPARERL; from the exons GCCAACTCCCCACCGGTAATTGTCAACACAGATACCTTAGAAGCACCAGCTTAT GTAAATGGAACGGAAGGAGAAATGGAATACGAAGAAATAACTCTAGAGCGG GGTAACTCCGGTTTGGGATTCAGCATCGCCGGTGGTACTGACAACCCCCATGTTGGCGATGACCCCAGCATCTTCATCACTAAGATCATCCCTGGTGGGGCAGCAGCACAAGATGGCAGGCTAAG GGTGAACGACAGCATCCTCTTCGTCAATGATGTGGACGTGCGGGAGGTAACGCACAGCACGGCTGTTGAGGCCCTGAAGGAGGCCGGCTCCATTGTGCGTCTGTATGTCATGCGCAGGAAGCCCCTGGCCGAGAAGGTCATGGAGATCAAGCTGATCAAAGGCCCCAAAG gtCTCGGCTTCAGCATTGCAGGTGGCGTTGGCAACCAGCACATCCCCGGCGACAACAGTATCTACGTCACCAAAATCATAGAGGGGGGTGCAGCCCACAAGGATGGGCGCCTGCAGATTGGGGACAAGATCCTGGCG GTAAACAATGTGAGCCTTGAAGATGTTATGCACGAAGATGCCGTTGCAGCCCTGAAGAACACATATGATGTCGTGTACTTGAAGGTGGCCAAACCCACAAATGTTTACCTGAATGATTCTTACGCCCCGCCTGACATCACTTCCT CCTATTCCCAGCATCTCGACAATGAAATTGGTCACCAGAGCTACCTGGGCACAGACTATCCACAAGCCATGACCCCCACCTCCCCTCGGAGGTACTCCCCCATCCCTAAGGAGCTGATGGGTGAGGAGGATATACCCAG GGAACCGCGCCGCATTGTCATTCACCGTGGCTCAACAGGGCTGGGCTTCAACATTGTTGGGGGTGAAGATGGCGAGGGAATCTTCATCTCTTTCATCCTGGCTGGGGGGCCGGCCGACCTCAGTGGGGAGCTCCGGAAAGGGGACCAGATCCTCTCG GTCAACGGTGTGGACCTCAGGAACGCCACACACGAACAAGCAGCCATTGCTCTGAAAAACGCCGGCCAGACGGTCACCATCATTGCTCAGTACAAACCGGATG AGTACAGCCGCTTTGAGGCCAAGATCCACGACCTCCGGGAGCAGCTGATGAACAGCAGTTTGGGCTCAGGGACAGCATCGCTGCGGAGCAACCCCAAGAGGGGTTTCTACATCCG GGCGCTCTTTGACTATGATAAGACCAAGGACTGCGGTTTCCTGAGCCAAGCGCTGAGCTTCCATTTTGGCGACGTCCTGCACGTGATTGACGCTTCCGACGAGGAGTGGTGGCAGGCGCGGCGCGTCCATCCGGATGGCGACAGCGATGAGATTGGCTTCATCCCCAGCAAAAGGCG GGTCGAGCGACGGGAATGGACACGGCTAAAAGCAAAG gATCGGGTGCCGGGATCGGGCTCTCAAG GTCGAGAAGATGCTGTCTTGAGCTATGAAACCGTTGTACAAATGGAAG TTCACTACGCTCGACCCATCATTATCCTGGGCCCCACTAAGGACCGAGTCAACGATGACCTCCTCTCGGAGTTCCCTGACAAATTTGGCTCCTGTGTCCCAC ACACCACTCGGCCGAAACGGGAGTACGAAGTGGATGGGCGGGACTACCATTTTGTTGCCTCACgggagaagatggagaaggaCATTCAGAGCCACAAGTTCATTGAGGCCGGCCAGTACAACAGCCACCTGTACGGGACGAGCGTCCAGTCAGTGCGCGAGGTGGCTGAGCAG GGCAAGCACTGCATTTTGGACGTTTCGGCCAATGCCGTGCGGAGGCTGCAGGCAGCTCAACTTCACCCCATCGCCGTTTTTATCCGGCCACGCTCCCTCGAGAATGTTCT AGAAATTAACAAGCGGATAACGGAGGAGCAGGCGCGGAAAGCCTTCGACAGAGCTACAAAACTGGAGCAGGAATTTACAGAGTGCTTCTCGG CCATTGTAGAAGGAGACAGCTTTGAAGAGATCTACCACAAGATCAAAAGAATCATTGAGGAGCTCTCCGGCCCGTACATTTGGATCCCGGCTCGCGAGAGACTTTAG
- the DLG4 gene encoding disks large homolog 4 isoform X8 yields the protein MDCLCIVTTKKYRYQDEDSPPLEHSPAHLPNQVKAPELVHVAEKNLSQIESVHGYVSHSHISPMKANSPPVIVNTDTLEAPAYVNGTEGEMEYEEITLERVGHDFFLQGNSGLGFSIAGGTDNPHVGDDPSIFITKIIPGGAAAQDGRLRVNDSILFVNDVDVREVTHSTAVEALKEAGSIVRLYVMRRKPLAEKVMEIKLIKGPKGLGFSIAGGVGNQHIPGDNSIYVTKIIEGGAAHKDGRLQIGDKILAVNNVSLEDVMHEDAVAALKNTYDVVYLKVAKPTNVYLNDSYAPPDITSSYSQHLDNEIGHQSYLGTDYPQAMTPTSPRRYSPIPKELMGEEDIPREPRRIVIHRGSTGLGFNIVGGEDGEGIFISFILAGGPADLSGELRKGDQILSVNGVDLRNATHEQAAIALKNAGQTVTIIAQYKPDEYSRFEAKIHDLREQLMNSSLGSGTASLRSNPKRGFYIRALFDYDKTKDCGFLSQALSFHFGDVLHVIDASDEEWWQARRVHPDGDSDEIGFIPSKRRVERREWTRLKAKDRVPGSGSQGREDAVLSYETVVQMEVHYARPIIILGPTKDRVNDDLLSEFPDKFGSCVPHTTRPKREYEVDGRDYHFVASREKMEKDIQSHKFIEAGQYNSHLYGTSVQSVREVAEQGKHCILDVSANAVRRLQAAQLHPIAVFIRPRSLENVLEINKRITEEQARKAFDRATKLEQEFTECFSAIVEGDSFEEIYHKIKRIIEELSGPYIWIPARERL from the exons GCCAACTCCCCACCGGTAATTGTCAACACAGATACCTTAGAAGCACCAGCTTAT GTAAATGGAACGGAAGGAGAAATGGAATACGAAGAAATAACTCTAGAGCGGGT GGGGCATGACTTTTTCCTCCAGGGTAACTCCGGTTTGGGATTCAGCATCGCCGGTGGTACTGACAACCCCCATGTTGGCGATGACCCCAGCATCTTCATCACTAAGATCATCCCTGGTGGGGCAGCAGCACAAGATGGCAGGCTAAG GGTGAACGACAGCATCCTCTTCGTCAATGATGTGGACGTGCGGGAGGTAACGCACAGCACGGCTGTTGAGGCCCTGAAGGAGGCCGGCTCCATTGTGCGTCTGTATGTCATGCGCAGGAAGCCCCTGGCCGAGAAGGTCATGGAGATCAAGCTGATCAAAGGCCCCAAAG gtCTCGGCTTCAGCATTGCAGGTGGCGTTGGCAACCAGCACATCCCCGGCGACAACAGTATCTACGTCACCAAAATCATAGAGGGGGGTGCAGCCCACAAGGATGGGCGCCTGCAGATTGGGGACAAGATCCTGGCG GTAAACAATGTGAGCCTTGAAGATGTTATGCACGAAGATGCCGTTGCAGCCCTGAAGAACACATATGATGTCGTGTACTTGAAGGTGGCCAAACCCACAAATGTTTACCTGAATGATTCTTACGCCCCGCCTGACATCACTTCCT CCTATTCCCAGCATCTCGACAATGAAATTGGTCACCAGAGCTACCTGGGCACAGACTATCCACAAGCCATGACCCCCACCTCCCCTCGGAGGTACTCCCCCATCCCTAAGGAGCTGATGGGTGAGGAGGATATACCCAG GGAACCGCGCCGCATTGTCATTCACCGTGGCTCAACAGGGCTGGGCTTCAACATTGTTGGGGGTGAAGATGGCGAGGGAATCTTCATCTCTTTCATCCTGGCTGGGGGGCCGGCCGACCTCAGTGGGGAGCTCCGGAAAGGGGACCAGATCCTCTCG GTCAACGGTGTGGACCTCAGGAACGCCACACACGAACAAGCAGCCATTGCTCTGAAAAACGCCGGCCAGACGGTCACCATCATTGCTCAGTACAAACCGGATG AGTACAGCCGCTTTGAGGCCAAGATCCACGACCTCCGGGAGCAGCTGATGAACAGCAGTTTGGGCTCAGGGACAGCATCGCTGCGGAGCAACCCCAAGAGGGGTTTCTACATCCG GGCGCTCTTTGACTATGATAAGACCAAGGACTGCGGTTTCCTGAGCCAAGCGCTGAGCTTCCATTTTGGCGACGTCCTGCACGTGATTGACGCTTCCGACGAGGAGTGGTGGCAGGCGCGGCGCGTCCATCCGGATGGCGACAGCGATGAGATTGGCTTCATCCCCAGCAAAAGGCG GGTCGAGCGACGGGAATGGACACGGCTAAAAGCAAAG gATCGGGTGCCGGGATCGGGCTCTCAAG GTCGAGAAGATGCTGTCTTGAGCTATGAAACCGTTGTACAAATGGAAG TTCACTACGCTCGACCCATCATTATCCTGGGCCCCACTAAGGACCGAGTCAACGATGACCTCCTCTCGGAGTTCCCTGACAAATTTGGCTCCTGTGTCCCAC ACACCACTCGGCCGAAACGGGAGTACGAAGTGGATGGGCGGGACTACCATTTTGTTGCCTCACgggagaagatggagaaggaCATTCAGAGCCACAAGTTCATTGAGGCCGGCCAGTACAACAGCCACCTGTACGGGACGAGCGTCCAGTCAGTGCGCGAGGTGGCTGAGCAG GGCAAGCACTGCATTTTGGACGTTTCGGCCAATGCCGTGCGGAGGCTGCAGGCAGCTCAACTTCACCCCATCGCCGTTTTTATCCGGCCACGCTCCCTCGAGAATGTTCT AGAAATTAACAAGCGGATAACGGAGGAGCAGGCGCGGAAAGCCTTCGACAGAGCTACAAAACTGGAGCAGGAATTTACAGAGTGCTTCTCGG CCATTGTAGAAGGAGACAGCTTTGAAGAGATCTACCACAAGATCAAAAGAATCATTGAGGAGCTCTCCGGCCCGTACATTTGGATCCCGGCTCGCGAGAGACTTTAG
- the DLG4 gene encoding disks large homolog 4 isoform X15 gives MEYEEITLERVGHDFFLQGNSGLGFSIAGGTDNPHVGDDPSIFITKIIPGGAAAQDGRLRVNDSILFVNDVDVREVTHSTAVEALKEAGSIVRLYVMRRKPLAEKVMEIKLIKGPKGLGFSIAGGVGNQHIPGDNSIYVTKIIEGGAAHKDGRLQIGDKILAVNNVSLEDVMHEDAVAALKNTYDVVYLKVAKPTNVYLNDSYAPPDITSSYSQHLDNEIGHQSYLGTDYPQAMTPTSPRRYSPIPKELMGEEDIPREPRRIVIHRGSTGLGFNIVGGEDGEGIFISFILAGGPADLSGELRKGDQILSVNGVDLRNATHEQAAIALKNAGQTVTIIAQYKPDEYSRFEAKIHDLREQLMNSSLGSGTASLRSNPKRGFYIRALFDYDKTKDCGFLSQALSFHFGDVLHVIDASDEEWWQARRVHPDGDSDEIGFIPSKRRVERREWTRLKAKDRVPGSGSQGREDAVLSYETVVQMEVHYARPIIILGPTKDRVNDDLLSEFPDKFGSCVPHTTRPKREYEVDGRDYHFVASREKMEKDIQSHKFIEAGQYNSHLYGTSVQSVREVAEQGKHCILDVSANAVRRLQAAQLHPIAVFIRPRSLENVLEINKRITEEQARKAFDRATKLEQEFTECFSAIVEGDSFEEIYHKIKRIIEELSGPYIWIPARERL, from the exons ATGGAATACGAAGAAATAACTCTAGAGCGGGT GGGGCATGACTTTTTCCTCCAGGGTAACTCCGGTTTGGGATTCAGCATCGCCGGTGGTACTGACAACCCCCATGTTGGCGATGACCCCAGCATCTTCATCACTAAGATCATCCCTGGTGGGGCAGCAGCACAAGATGGCAGGCTAAG GGTGAACGACAGCATCCTCTTCGTCAATGATGTGGACGTGCGGGAGGTAACGCACAGCACGGCTGTTGAGGCCCTGAAGGAGGCCGGCTCCATTGTGCGTCTGTATGTCATGCGCAGGAAGCCCCTGGCCGAGAAGGTCATGGAGATCAAGCTGATCAAAGGCCCCAAAG gtCTCGGCTTCAGCATTGCAGGTGGCGTTGGCAACCAGCACATCCCCGGCGACAACAGTATCTACGTCACCAAAATCATAGAGGGGGGTGCAGCCCACAAGGATGGGCGCCTGCAGATTGGGGACAAGATCCTGGCG GTAAACAATGTGAGCCTTGAAGATGTTATGCACGAAGATGCCGTTGCAGCCCTGAAGAACACATATGATGTCGTGTACTTGAAGGTGGCCAAACCCACAAATGTTTACCTGAATGATTCTTACGCCCCGCCTGACATCACTTCCT CCTATTCCCAGCATCTCGACAATGAAATTGGTCACCAGAGCTACCTGGGCACAGACTATCCACAAGCCATGACCCCCACCTCCCCTCGGAGGTACTCCCCCATCCCTAAGGAGCTGATGGGTGAGGAGGATATACCCAG GGAACCGCGCCGCATTGTCATTCACCGTGGCTCAACAGGGCTGGGCTTCAACATTGTTGGGGGTGAAGATGGCGAGGGAATCTTCATCTCTTTCATCCTGGCTGGGGGGCCGGCCGACCTCAGTGGGGAGCTCCGGAAAGGGGACCAGATCCTCTCG GTCAACGGTGTGGACCTCAGGAACGCCACACACGAACAAGCAGCCATTGCTCTGAAAAACGCCGGCCAGACGGTCACCATCATTGCTCAGTACAAACCGGATG AGTACAGCCGCTTTGAGGCCAAGATCCACGACCTCCGGGAGCAGCTGATGAACAGCAGTTTGGGCTCAGGGACAGCATCGCTGCGGAGCAACCCCAAGAGGGGTTTCTACATCCG GGCGCTCTTTGACTATGATAAGACCAAGGACTGCGGTTTCCTGAGCCAAGCGCTGAGCTTCCATTTTGGCGACGTCCTGCACGTGATTGACGCTTCCGACGAGGAGTGGTGGCAGGCGCGGCGCGTCCATCCGGATGGCGACAGCGATGAGATTGGCTTCATCCCCAGCAAAAGGCG GGTCGAGCGACGGGAATGGACACGGCTAAAAGCAAAG gATCGGGTGCCGGGATCGGGCTCTCAAG GTCGAGAAGATGCTGTCTTGAGCTATGAAACCGTTGTACAAATGGAAG TTCACTACGCTCGACCCATCATTATCCTGGGCCCCACTAAGGACCGAGTCAACGATGACCTCCTCTCGGAGTTCCCTGACAAATTTGGCTCCTGTGTCCCAC ACACCACTCGGCCGAAACGGGAGTACGAAGTGGATGGGCGGGACTACCATTTTGTTGCCTCACgggagaagatggagaaggaCATTCAGAGCCACAAGTTCATTGAGGCCGGCCAGTACAACAGCCACCTGTACGGGACGAGCGTCCAGTCAGTGCGCGAGGTGGCTGAGCAG GGCAAGCACTGCATTTTGGACGTTTCGGCCAATGCCGTGCGGAGGCTGCAGGCAGCTCAACTTCACCCCATCGCCGTTTTTATCCGGCCACGCTCCCTCGAGAATGTTCT AGAAATTAACAAGCGGATAACGGAGGAGCAGGCGCGGAAAGCCTTCGACAGAGCTACAAAACTGGAGCAGGAATTTACAGAGTGCTTCTCGG CCATTGTAGAAGGAGACAGCTTTGAAGAGATCTACCACAAGATCAAAAGAATCATTGAGGAGCTCTCCGGCCCGTACATTTGGATCCCGGCTCGCGAGAGACTTTAG
- the DLG4 gene encoding disks large homolog 4 isoform X7, producing the protein MKTKNRLSSMCLCVKYRYQDEDSPPLEHSPAHLPNQVKAPELVHVAEKNLSQIESVHGYVSHSHISPMKANSPPVIVNTDTLEAPAYVNGTEGEMEYEEITLERVGHDFFLQGNSGLGFSIAGGTDNPHVGDDPSIFITKIIPGGAAAQDGRLRVNDSILFVNDVDVREVTHSTAVEALKEAGSIVRLYVMRRKPLAEKVMEIKLIKGPKGLGFSIAGGVGNQHIPGDNSIYVTKIIEGGAAHKDGRLQIGDKILAVNNVSLEDVMHEDAVAALKNTYDVVYLKVAKPTNVYLNDSYAPPDITSSYSQHLDNEIGHQSYLGTDYPQAMTPTSPRRYSPIPKELMGEEDIPREPRRIVIHRGSTGLGFNIVGGEDGEGIFISFILAGGPADLSGELRKGDQILSVNGVDLRNATHEQAAIALKNAGQTVTIIAQYKPDEYSRFEAKIHDLREQLMNSSLGSGTASLRSNPKRGFYIRALFDYDKTKDCGFLSQALSFHFGDVLHVIDASDEEWWQARRVHPDGDSDEIGFIPSKRRVERREWTRLKAKDRVPGSGSQGREDAVLSYETVVQMEVHYARPIIILGPTKDRVNDDLLSEFPDKFGSCVPHTTRPKREYEVDGRDYHFVASREKMEKDIQSHKFIEAGQYNSHLYGTSVQSVREVAEQGKHCILDVSANAVRRLQAAQLHPIAVFIRPRSLENVLEINKRITEEQARKAFDRATKLEQEFTECFSAIVEGDSFEEIYHKIKRIIEELSGPYIWIPARERL; encoded by the exons GCCAACTCCCCACCGGTAATTGTCAACACAGATACCTTAGAAGCACCAGCTTAT GTAAATGGAACGGAAGGAGAAATGGAATACGAAGAAATAACTCTAGAGCGGGT GGGGCATGACTTTTTCCTCCAGGGTAACTCCGGTTTGGGATTCAGCATCGCCGGTGGTACTGACAACCCCCATGTTGGCGATGACCCCAGCATCTTCATCACTAAGATCATCCCTGGTGGGGCAGCAGCACAAGATGGCAGGCTAAG GGTGAACGACAGCATCCTCTTCGTCAATGATGTGGACGTGCGGGAGGTAACGCACAGCACGGCTGTTGAGGCCCTGAAGGAGGCCGGCTCCATTGTGCGTCTGTATGTCATGCGCAGGAAGCCCCTGGCCGAGAAGGTCATGGAGATCAAGCTGATCAAAGGCCCCAAAG gtCTCGGCTTCAGCATTGCAGGTGGCGTTGGCAACCAGCACATCCCCGGCGACAACAGTATCTACGTCACCAAAATCATAGAGGGGGGTGCAGCCCACAAGGATGGGCGCCTGCAGATTGGGGACAAGATCCTGGCG GTAAACAATGTGAGCCTTGAAGATGTTATGCACGAAGATGCCGTTGCAGCCCTGAAGAACACATATGATGTCGTGTACTTGAAGGTGGCCAAACCCACAAATGTTTACCTGAATGATTCTTACGCCCCGCCTGACATCACTTCCT CCTATTCCCAGCATCTCGACAATGAAATTGGTCACCAGAGCTACCTGGGCACAGACTATCCACAAGCCATGACCCCCACCTCCCCTCGGAGGTACTCCCCCATCCCTAAGGAGCTGATGGGTGAGGAGGATATACCCAG GGAACCGCGCCGCATTGTCATTCACCGTGGCTCAACAGGGCTGGGCTTCAACATTGTTGGGGGTGAAGATGGCGAGGGAATCTTCATCTCTTTCATCCTGGCTGGGGGGCCGGCCGACCTCAGTGGGGAGCTCCGGAAAGGGGACCAGATCCTCTCG GTCAACGGTGTGGACCTCAGGAACGCCACACACGAACAAGCAGCCATTGCTCTGAAAAACGCCGGCCAGACGGTCACCATCATTGCTCAGTACAAACCGGATG AGTACAGCCGCTTTGAGGCCAAGATCCACGACCTCCGGGAGCAGCTGATGAACAGCAGTTTGGGCTCAGGGACAGCATCGCTGCGGAGCAACCCCAAGAGGGGTTTCTACATCCG GGCGCTCTTTGACTATGATAAGACCAAGGACTGCGGTTTCCTGAGCCAAGCGCTGAGCTTCCATTTTGGCGACGTCCTGCACGTGATTGACGCTTCCGACGAGGAGTGGTGGCAGGCGCGGCGCGTCCATCCGGATGGCGACAGCGATGAGATTGGCTTCATCCCCAGCAAAAGGCG GGTCGAGCGACGGGAATGGACACGGCTAAAAGCAAAG gATCGGGTGCCGGGATCGGGCTCTCAAG GTCGAGAAGATGCTGTCTTGAGCTATGAAACCGTTGTACAAATGGAAG TTCACTACGCTCGACCCATCATTATCCTGGGCCCCACTAAGGACCGAGTCAACGATGACCTCCTCTCGGAGTTCCCTGACAAATTTGGCTCCTGTGTCCCAC ACACCACTCGGCCGAAACGGGAGTACGAAGTGGATGGGCGGGACTACCATTTTGTTGCCTCACgggagaagatggagaaggaCATTCAGAGCCACAAGTTCATTGAGGCCGGCCAGTACAACAGCCACCTGTACGGGACGAGCGTCCAGTCAGTGCGCGAGGTGGCTGAGCAG GGCAAGCACTGCATTTTGGACGTTTCGGCCAATGCCGTGCGGAGGCTGCAGGCAGCTCAACTTCACCCCATCGCCGTTTTTATCCGGCCACGCTCCCTCGAGAATGTTCT AGAAATTAACAAGCGGATAACGGAGGAGCAGGCGCGGAAAGCCTTCGACAGAGCTACAAAACTGGAGCAGGAATTTACAGAGTGCTTCTCGG CCATTGTAGAAGGAGACAGCTTTGAAGAGATCTACCACAAGATCAAAAGAATCATTGAGGAGCTCTCCGGCCCGTACATTTGGATCCCGGCTCGCGAGAGACTTTAG
- the DLG4 gene encoding disks large homolog 4 isoform X14 → MDCLCIVTTKANSPPVIVNTDTLEAPAYVNGTEGEMEYEEITLERVGHDFFLQGNSGLGFSIAGGTDNPHVGDDPSIFITKIIPGGAAAQDGRLRVNDSILFVNDVDVREVTHSTAVEALKEAGSIVRLYVMRRKPLAEKVMEIKLIKGPKGLGFSIAGGVGNQHIPGDNSIYVTKIIEGGAAHKDGRLQIGDKILAVNNVSLEDVMHEDAVAALKNTYDVVYLKVAKPTNVYLNDSYAPPDITSSYSQHLDNEIGHQSYLGTDYPQAMTPTSPRRYSPIPKELMGEEDIPREPRRIVIHRGSTGLGFNIVGGEDGEGIFISFILAGGPADLSGELRKGDQILSVNGVDLRNATHEQAAIALKNAGQTVTIIAQYKPDEYSRFEAKIHDLREQLMNSSLGSGTASLRSNPKRGFYIRALFDYDKTKDCGFLSQALSFHFGDVLHVIDASDEEWWQARRVHPDGDSDEIGFIPSKRRVERREWTRLKAKDRVPGSGSQGREDAVLSYETVVQMEVHYARPIIILGPTKDRVNDDLLSEFPDKFGSCVPHTTRPKREYEVDGRDYHFVASREKMEKDIQSHKFIEAGQYNSHLYGTSVQSVREVAEQGKHCILDVSANAVRRLQAAQLHPIAVFIRPRSLENVLEINKRITEEQARKAFDRATKLEQEFTECFSAIVEGDSFEEIYHKIKRIIEELSGPYIWIPARERL, encoded by the exons GCCAACTCCCCACCGGTAATTGTCAACACAGATACCTTAGAAGCACCAGCTTAT GTAAATGGAACGGAAGGAGAAATGGAATACGAAGAAATAACTCTAGAGCGGGT GGGGCATGACTTTTTCCTCCAGGGTAACTCCGGTTTGGGATTCAGCATCGCCGGTGGTACTGACAACCCCCATGTTGGCGATGACCCCAGCATCTTCATCACTAAGATCATCCCTGGTGGGGCAGCAGCACAAGATGGCAGGCTAAG GGTGAACGACAGCATCCTCTTCGTCAATGATGTGGACGTGCGGGAGGTAACGCACAGCACGGCTGTTGAGGCCCTGAAGGAGGCCGGCTCCATTGTGCGTCTGTATGTCATGCGCAGGAAGCCCCTGGCCGAGAAGGTCATGGAGATCAAGCTGATCAAAGGCCCCAAAG gtCTCGGCTTCAGCATTGCAGGTGGCGTTGGCAACCAGCACATCCCCGGCGACAACAGTATCTACGTCACCAAAATCATAGAGGGGGGTGCAGCCCACAAGGATGGGCGCCTGCAGATTGGGGACAAGATCCTGGCG GTAAACAATGTGAGCCTTGAAGATGTTATGCACGAAGATGCCGTTGCAGCCCTGAAGAACACATATGATGTCGTGTACTTGAAGGTGGCCAAACCCACAAATGTTTACCTGAATGATTCTTACGCCCCGCCTGACATCACTTCCT CCTATTCCCAGCATCTCGACAATGAAATTGGTCACCAGAGCTACCTGGGCACAGACTATCCACAAGCCATGACCCCCACCTCCCCTCGGAGGTACTCCCCCATCCCTAAGGAGCTGATGGGTGAGGAGGATATACCCAG GGAACCGCGCCGCATTGTCATTCACCGTGGCTCAACAGGGCTGGGCTTCAACATTGTTGGGGGTGAAGATGGCGAGGGAATCTTCATCTCTTTCATCCTGGCTGGGGGGCCGGCCGACCTCAGTGGGGAGCTCCGGAAAGGGGACCAGATCCTCTCG GTCAACGGTGTGGACCTCAGGAACGCCACACACGAACAAGCAGCCATTGCTCTGAAAAACGCCGGCCAGACGGTCACCATCATTGCTCAGTACAAACCGGATG AGTACAGCCGCTTTGAGGCCAAGATCCACGACCTCCGGGAGCAGCTGATGAACAGCAGTTTGGGCTCAGGGACAGCATCGCTGCGGAGCAACCCCAAGAGGGGTTTCTACATCCG GGCGCTCTTTGACTATGATAAGACCAAGGACTGCGGTTTCCTGAGCCAAGCGCTGAGCTTCCATTTTGGCGACGTCCTGCACGTGATTGACGCTTCCGACGAGGAGTGGTGGCAGGCGCGGCGCGTCCATCCGGATGGCGACAGCGATGAGATTGGCTTCATCCCCAGCAAAAGGCG GGTCGAGCGACGGGAATGGACACGGCTAAAAGCAAAG gATCGGGTGCCGGGATCGGGCTCTCAAG GTCGAGAAGATGCTGTCTTGAGCTATGAAACCGTTGTACAAATGGAAG TTCACTACGCTCGACCCATCATTATCCTGGGCCCCACTAAGGACCGAGTCAACGATGACCTCCTCTCGGAGTTCCCTGACAAATTTGGCTCCTGTGTCCCAC ACACCACTCGGCCGAAACGGGAGTACGAAGTGGATGGGCGGGACTACCATTTTGTTGCCTCACgggagaagatggagaaggaCATTCAGAGCCACAAGTTCATTGAGGCCGGCCAGTACAACAGCCACCTGTACGGGACGAGCGTCCAGTCAGTGCGCGAGGTGGCTGAGCAG GGCAAGCACTGCATTTTGGACGTTTCGGCCAATGCCGTGCGGAGGCTGCAGGCAGCTCAACTTCACCCCATCGCCGTTTTTATCCGGCCACGCTCCCTCGAGAATGTTCT AGAAATTAACAAGCGGATAACGGAGGAGCAGGCGCGGAAAGCCTTCGACAGAGCTACAAAACTGGAGCAGGAATTTACAGAGTGCTTCTCGG CCATTGTAGAAGGAGACAGCTTTGAAGAGATCTACCACAAGATCAAAAGAATCATTGAGGAGCTCTCCGGCCCGTACATTTGGATCCCGGCTCGCGAGAGACTTTAG